The Nocardioides sp. S-1144 genome includes a region encoding these proteins:
- a CDS encoding FAD-binding oxidoreductase produces the protein MTPTEIPFVQSEMHPTRWGAPSSATPLPAAARDLVELAFGLDEQPTVLGALPTSGLAADLVASLRAVVGPEHVLDDDETRRLRTRGKSTPDLVRARAGDLTDAPDVVVRPGDHEQVAAVLAWAVEHHVAVVPFGGGTSVTGGLVARREGYAGLVSLDLVRLKRLLDVDRVSMTATLEPGLRGPEAEALLAAEGLTLGHYPQSFEHATIGGFAATRSSGQSSAGYGRFDALVVGLRVATPRGEVALGSAPASAAGPDLRQLFLGSEGAFGVITAVTVRVRRRPATATYEGWRWPSFDAGAEAMRTLAQAGLLPSVIRLSDEDETALNLAHPDEVGAAPAGGCLMIVGHEGEPDVVAARRAAVTGVLEGLGGTPLGEGPGAAWVHGRFDAPYLRDSMLDVGVLVETLETATFWSRRAALHAAVKQALTASLGADAIVLCHVSHVYETGCSLYFTVATRAGADPLPRWRAAKAAASDAIVAAGATITHHHAVGTDHKPWLTREIGELGASVLRAVKADLDPTGILNPGVLVP, from the coding sequence GTGACTCCCACCGAGATCCCGTTCGTCCAGTCCGAGATGCACCCCACGCGGTGGGGCGCCCCGTCGTCGGCGACCCCGCTCCCCGCGGCGGCGCGCGACCTCGTGGAGCTCGCCTTCGGGCTGGACGAGCAGCCGACCGTGCTCGGCGCCCTGCCGACCTCGGGCCTGGCCGCCGACCTGGTGGCGTCGCTGCGCGCCGTCGTCGGGCCGGAGCACGTCCTGGACGACGACGAGACCCGTCGCCTGCGCACGCGCGGCAAGTCGACGCCCGACCTGGTGCGCGCCCGGGCCGGCGACCTCACCGACGCGCCCGACGTCGTGGTCCGCCCCGGCGACCACGAGCAGGTCGCCGCCGTGCTCGCCTGGGCCGTCGAGCACCACGTCGCCGTCGTCCCCTTCGGTGGCGGGACGTCGGTGACCGGCGGCCTGGTCGCGCGGCGCGAGGGGTACGCCGGGTTGGTCTCGCTCGACCTGGTGCGCCTGAAGCGGCTCCTCGACGTCGACCGCGTCTCGATGACCGCGACGCTCGAGCCGGGCCTGCGCGGCCCGGAGGCCGAGGCGCTCCTCGCCGCCGAGGGCCTGACCCTGGGGCACTACCCGCAGTCGTTCGAGCACGCCACGATCGGCGGCTTCGCCGCCACCCGGTCCAGCGGGCAGTCCAGTGCCGGCTACGGCCGCTTCGACGCGCTCGTCGTCGGGCTGCGGGTCGCGACCCCGCGCGGCGAGGTCGCCCTCGGCAGCGCCCCGGCCAGCGCGGCCGGACCCGACCTGCGCCAGCTGTTCCTCGGCTCGGAAGGGGCCTTCGGGGTCATCACCGCCGTCACGGTGCGGGTCCGCCGCCGGCCCGCGACGGCGACCTACGAGGGGTGGCGCTGGCCGTCCTTCGACGCCGGTGCGGAGGCGATGCGCACCCTCGCGCAGGCCGGCCTGCTGCCGAGCGTGATCCGGCTCTCCGACGAGGACGAGACCGCCCTCAACCTCGCCCACCCCGACGAGGTCGGCGCCGCCCCGGCCGGTGGCTGCCTGATGATCGTCGGGCACGAGGGCGAGCCGGACGTCGTCGCGGCCCGGCGGGCCGCGGTCACCGGCGTCCTCGAGGGGCTCGGCGGCACGCCGCTGGGCGAGGGGCCGGGCGCGGCCTGGGTGCACGGCCGCTTCGACGCGCCGTACCTGCGCGACTCGATGCTCGACGTCGGCGTGCTGGTCGAGACGCTCGAGACCGCCACGTTCTGGTCCCGGCGCGCCGCGCTGCACGCCGCCGTCAAGCAGGCGCTGACCGCCTCGCTCGGCGCCGACGCGATCGTGCTCTGCCACGTCTCGCACGTCTACGAGACCGGCTGCTCGCTCTACTTCACCGTGGCGACCCGGGCCGGCGCCGACCCGCTGCCGCGGTGGCGCGCGGCGAAGGCGGCCGCCAGCGACGCGATCGTGGCGGCCGGCGCGACGATCACCCACCACCACGCCGTCGGCACCGACCACAAGCCGTGGCTGACCCGGGAGATCGGCGAGCTGGGGGCGTCGGTGCTGCGGGCGGTCAAGGCCGACCTCGACCCGACCGGGATCCTCAACCCCGGCGTCCTGGTCCCGTGA
- a CDS encoding TetR/AcrR family transcriptional regulator, with protein sequence MTSLRHIPPSESTFLDAARACILDVGWRRTTLTEVARRAGVSRMTIYRTWADMPTLLGDLMTREWMRIVATNRTGDAFVGADSVAGLVERVVTTIRALRHNELYVRIVELDPELVLPYLLSRRGRSQDHVLRLTERAIADGQAAGLVRAGDPATMARALVLAAHGFVLSSHTMLDDDVDQDALDAELTLLLTRALVP encoded by the coding sequence ATGACGTCACTTCGTCACATCCCGCCGTCCGAGAGCACCTTCCTCGACGCCGCCCGGGCGTGCATCCTCGACGTCGGGTGGCGGCGCACCACGCTGACCGAGGTCGCCCGCCGGGCCGGGGTGTCGCGGATGACGATCTACCGCACCTGGGCCGACATGCCGACCCTGCTCGGCGACCTGATGACCCGCGAGTGGATGAGGATCGTCGCCACGAACCGCACCGGCGACGCGTTCGTGGGCGCCGACAGCGTCGCGGGGCTCGTCGAGCGGGTCGTCACCACGATCCGCGCCCTGCGGCACAACGAGCTGTACGTCCGGATCGTCGAGCTCGACCCCGAGCTGGTGCTCCCCTACCTGCTCTCGCGCCGCGGCCGCTCGCAGGACCACGTCCTGCGGCTCACCGAGCGCGCGATCGCCGACGGCCAGGCCGCCGGCCTGGTCCGCGCCGGCGACCCCGCCACGATGGCCCGCGCCCTCGTCCTCGCCGCCCACGGGTTCGTGCTGTCCTCGCACACGATGCTCGACGACGACGTCGACCAGGACGCGCTCGACGCCGAGCTGACGCTGCTGCTCACCCGCGCGCTGGTGCCGTGA